In Triticum aestivum cultivar Chinese Spring chromosome 5B, IWGSC CS RefSeq v2.1, whole genome shotgun sequence, the following proteins share a genomic window:
- the LOC123115348 gene encoding uncharacterized protein codes for MDPEFHFGCKPSAVAGNATAVYWMSQAETKVVEFHLETQKLLLIDTPEVTRGLHFFLAPARDGRLRLAGAIDNFIVLFSWDEGAWVSHTLVWLGDFLRLHVYAQHENDGEELLDVAEYSDDEDEEELLYATIKSPVIGFSEQLDCIFLQEQGVFMISLESGQHQQVFEPGQHFSGPVYPYSTFYTAERRRQTGVTSRDIIAI; via the exons ATGGACCCGGAGTTCCACTTCGGTTGCAAGCCGAGCGCCGTGGCCGGCAACGCCACTGCAGTGTATTGGATGAGTCAAGCGGAGACAAAGGTGGTAGAATTTCACTTGGAGACGCAGAAGCTGCTACTGATTGATACACCAGAGGTTACACGTGGCCTGCACTTTTTTCTCGCGCCGGCCAGGGACGGACGGTTGCGTTTGGCCGGCGCCATTGACAACTTCATTGTGCTGTTCTCGTGGGATGAAGGCGCATGGGTTAGCCATACCCTTGTTTGGCTTGGAGATTTCCTCCGGCTCCATGTCTATGCCCAGCACGAAAATGATGGCGAAGAGCTTTTGGATGTTGCTGAATACTCtgatgatgaggacgaggaagaacTACTATACGCCACAATCAAATCGCCCGTCATCGGTTTCTCCGAGCAGTTGGATTGCATTTTCTTGCAGGAACAGGGTGTGTTCATGATCAGCTTGGAGTCCGGGCAGCATCAACAAGTGTTTGAACCGGGTCAACACTTCTCCGGCCCTGTCTATCCCTACTCCACCTTCTATACAGCAG AAAGGAGAAGGCAAACAGGTGTTACAAGCCGCGACATAATTGCTATCTAG